In Lagopus muta isolate bLagMut1 chromosome 29, bLagMut1 primary, whole genome shotgun sequence, one genomic interval encodes:
- the LRRC71 gene encoding leucine-rich repeat-containing protein 71 produces MESEQRAEQGAEQYQCCGLLQQDLTELCAWAGITSIPRVTVRPSCAATEGAEPCRPGERCIQVELQNDNDPRSICGVFLRGWKVDEEMLGVLSKCLPALGSLKTLNLWSTGLTDHVLPVLGTMVARCPRLWSLTLEGNPLPEHSFHVLMGASSTLSHLSLRNNCIDDRAAQLLGQGLSSMSSSNHSLLSLVLSFNRISDVGAEHIAEGLRWNRSLLSLSLAHNRIGDAGAVKLAEVLQPFKLRHEEVVERRRLLMEEQGQPRAAESSSGHALSLQVSAAAGKLSATKQRTGTTKKKELLRKDKSKQSKKSTAPSDSRPGRSRGAKGAIEEQQDTEAGDLAEPSHPLLEPGLHCGGNVILPGNRVLLNLNLSCECGAGGAWLQHGPIPMLVSSPPTDNRITERGLGALLAAVEGQEQQEGAGGRQGLRCLSLNRNNFSSTCAAFTRLQELLLQRDPLPKLVEDEEERSQDP; encoded by the exons ATGGAGAGtgagcagagagctgagcaAGGTGCTG agcaGTACCAGTGCTGTGGGCTCCTGCAGCAAGACCTGacagagctctgtgcctggGCTGGCATCACTTCCATCCCCAGGGTCACTGTGCGGCCTTCCTGTGCAGCAA CTGAGGGTGCAGAGCCTTGCAGACCGGGAGAGCGCTGCATCCAAGTAGAGCTGCAGAATGACAATGACCCCCGGAGCATCTGCGGGGTTTTCTTGCGAG GCTGGAAAGTGGACGAAGAGATGCTGGGTGTGCTCAGCAagtgcctgcctgccctgggcagcctgaagaCCCTAAA CCTCTGGAGCACTGGGCTGACTGATCACGTACTGCCTGTTCTAGGCACGATGGTGGCAAGGTGCCCCCGGCTCTG GTCGCTCACCCTGGAGGGGAACCCTTTGCCAGAGCACTCCTTCCACGTGCTGATGGGGGCCAGCAGCAC GCTGTCCCACCTGTCTCTGCGCAACAACTGCATTGATGACAGGGCTGCACAACTTCTGGGACAGGGCCTCTCCAGCATGAGCTCCTCCAACCACAGCCTGCTGTCGCTGGTCCTCAGCTTCAACCGCATCTCTGACGTGGGCGCAGAGCACATTGCTGAG GGGCTGCGCTGGAACCGCTCACTGCTCTCCCTGTCCCTGGCCCACAACCGCATTGGGGATGCAGGGGCAGTGAAGCtggcagaggtgctgcagcccttcaAGCTGAGGCACGAGGAGGTGGTGGAGCGGAGGAGGCTGCTGATGGAGGAGCAGGGCCAGCCCCGTGCA GCTGAGTCCAGCAGTGGGCATGCCCTGAGCCTGCAggtcagtgcagcagcaggcaaGCTGTCTGCAACCAAACAGCGCACGGGCACAACCAAAAAGAAG gagctgctgaggaaggaCAAGAGCAAGCAGAGCAAGAAGT ctACTGCCCCTTCAGACTCCCGACCTGGCCGCAGCCGTGGTGCAAAGGGTGCCATCGAGGAGCAGCAGGACACTGAA GCAGGGGATCTAGCTGAGCCCAGCCACCCACTGCTTGAGCCAGGCTTGCACTGCGGTGGGAATGTCATCCTGCCTGGGAACCGGGTGCTGCTTAACCTCAACCTGTCCTgtgagtgtggggctgggggggcttgGCTGCAGCACGGCCCCATCCCCATGCTCGTGTCCTCCCCCCCCACAGACAACCGCATCACAGAGCGAGGCCTGGGCGCATTGCTGGCTGCGGTGgaggggcaggagcagcaggagggagctggggggaGACAGGGACTGCGATGCCTCTCGCTGAAT AGGAACAACTTCTCCAGTACCTGTGCTGCCTTTACCCggctccaggagctgctgctgcagcggGACCCCCTCCCCAAGCTTGTGGAGGATGAGGAAGAGCGCAGCCAGGATCCCTGA
- the PEAR1 gene encoding platelet endothelial aggregation receptor 1, which translates to MGSLDPASGAAVRMVLRTVALALHACLLAALHPSDPNVCSYWESFTAAVKESYAKPHVLTSTEHCTGTPGLPQPCPQQRVVYRTEYRQAVRTDYRRRYQCCLGYYENRDACVPRCTQECVHGRCVAPERCQCEPGWRGHDCSSKCDEHSWGQDCEHRCDCHHGAPCDPLSGVCACPPGFTPPLCHKPCPSGSYGPDCRLHCPCHHEALCNTSTGACLCPPGLAGPLCEVLCPEGTPCVTHCPCQNGGICHPPGSSTCVCPHGWMGDICSIPCPPGRFGPGCQGECRCHNGGRCDPLGGQCRCAPGFTGEQCRERCPVGRYGQDCQESCDCANGGQCFHVDGACLCEAGFQGSRCEEPRCLPGLYGIHCQSHCLCHPQHSQSCHPLLGECSCRPGWAGLFCNESCPPGSFGAGCLQLCLCLNGGTCDGTTGRCHCPPGYTDEHCSSLCPLDTFGLNCSERCSCQHGVACSPIDGSCICKEGWHGPDCSTPCPDGTWGPGCNGSCDCAHGATCSAQSGVCSCTPGWHGPRCHQPCPNGTFGAGCGQRCECTNADGCDPITGECHCLPGWTGLQCKQSCPQGSWGRGCRQPCMCRNGASCSPEDGSCTCPPGFRGPTCQRQCPPGRYGKRCALSCSCANGSSCHHATGACLCAAGWSGPHCSQPCTPGSWGDACSQRCQCHNRGTCDPVEGTCHCPAGWTGTSCEEECPPGTFGLQCDQLCHCPHNATCHPVSGTCPCAPGRSGPHCEAENPDQPYTIVPAPPLAYSTLGMVVSLVALVALLVAVVAVALCYRHRQKGKENRHLAVAYTAGRMDTSEYVVPDVPPNHTHYYSNPSYHTLSQCTLPAPGSQDRASSLKVPSSQPFSGAERPYGPDGNATLPPDWKHLGAPPQGPRGGGQMERSYSYSYTCSLGKYYSTEHPQEGLRASGSSLASENPYATIKDVPSPLAKAPEGSYMEMKSPVQREMSYAEIGLLEEPDSNEEESSPGGAECAAPARDIPSHYDSPKNSHIPSHYDVPPVRHPPSPPLRRKDR; encoded by the exons ATGGGGTCCTTGGATCCTGCCTCAGGAGCAGCTGTACG GATGGTGCTGAGAACTGTGGCACTGGCACTGCATGCCTGCCTCCTGGCCGCCCTCCACCCCAGCGACCCCAACGTCTGCAGCTACTGGGAGAG CTTTACAGCAGCGGTGAAGGAATCGTACGCCAAACCCCACGTTTTGACCTCCACTGAGCACTGCACTGGGACACCAGGACTGCCACAGCCCTGCCCGCAGCAAAG GGTCGTGTACCGCACGGAGTACCGACAGGCGGTGCGCACCGACTACCGCCGGCGCTACCAGTGCTGCCTGGGCTACTATGAGAACAGGGACGCCTGCGTCC cgCGCTGCACCCAGGAGTGCGTCCACGGGCGGTGTGTGGCCCCTGAGCGTTGCCAGTGTGAGCCAGGCTGGAGGGGACATGACTGCTCCAGCA AGTGTGATGAGCACTCGTGGGGCCAGGACTGCGAGCACCGCTGTGACTGCCACCATGGGGCCCCCTGCGATCCCCTGAGCGGGGTCTGTGCCTGCCCCCCTGGTTTCACCCCCCCGCTGTGCCACAAGCCCTGCCCGTCCGGCTCCTACGGCCCTGACTGTCGCCTGCACTGCCCATGCCACCATGAGGCCCTCTGCAACACCTCCACTGGTGCCTGCCTCTGCCCCCCAGGGCTTGCTGGCCCACT CTGTGAGGTGCTGTGCCCCGAGGGGACACCGTGCGTCACCCACTGCCCCTGCCAAAATGGGGGTATCTGCCACCCCCCCGGCTCCAGCACCTGTGTCTGCCCCCATGGATGGATG GGGGACATCTGCTCCATACCGTGCCCTCCTGGACGCTTTGGACCCGGCTGCCAGGGGGAGTGCCGCTGCCACAACGGGGGGCGCTGTGACCCCCTGGGGGGGCAGTGCCGGTGTGCGCCCGGCTTCACCGGAGAGCA GTGCCGGGAGAGGTGCCCGGTGGGGAGGTATGGGCAGGACTGCCAAGAGAGCTGTGACTGTGCCAACGGAGGACAGTGCTTCCACGTGGACGGCGCGTGCCTGTGCGAGGCCGGCTTTCAGGGCAGCCGCTGTGAGGAGCCCCGCTGCCTTCCTGGTCTCTATGGCATCCACTGCCAAAGCCACTGCCTCTGtcacccccagcacagccagag CTGCCACCCGCTGCTCGGTGAATGCTCGTGTCGCCctggctgggctgggctctTCTGCAACGAGAGCTGCCCCCCTGGCTCCTTTGGGGCTGgatgcctgcagctctgcctctgcctcAATGGGGGCACCTGCGATGGGACCACCGGGCGCTGCCACTGCCCTCCTGGTTACACG gATGAGCACTGCTCCTCCCTGTGCCCCTTGGACACCTTTGGGCTGAACTGCTCGGAACGCTGCTCCTGCCAGCATGGCGTTGCATGCTCCCCCATCGATGGCTCCTGCATCTGCAAGGAAG GCTGGCACGGACCTGACTGCTCCACACCGTGTCCTGATGGCACCTGGGGCCCTGGCTGCAATGGGAGCTGCGACTGTGCCCACGGGGCCACTTGCAGTGCCCAGAGTGGGGTCTGCAGCTGCACCCCAGGATGGCATGGCCCCCGCTGCCACCAGCCCTGCCCG AATGGGACATTCGGTGCCGGCTGCGGGCAGCGCTGCGAGTGCACCAACGCGGATGGCTGTGACCCCATCACTGGAGAGTGCCACTGCCTGCCTGGGTGGACAG GGTTGCAGTGCAAGCAGAGCTGCCCGCAGGGCTCCTGGGGCCGAGGCTGCCGCCAGCCCTGCATGTGCCGCAACGGAGCGTCGTGCTCTCCTGAGGACGGATCCTGCACCTGCCCCCCAGGCTTCCGTGGCCCCACGTGCCAGCGCC AGTGCCCTCCTGGCCGCTATGGAAAGAGGtgtgcactgagctgctcctgTGCCAACGGCTCCTCCTGCCACCATGCCACCGGTGCCTGCCTCTGTGCTGCGGGCTGGAGCGGCCCCCATTGCTCCCAGC CCTGCACACCCGGCTCCTGGGGGGACGCCTGCTCCCAGCGTTGCCAGTGCCACAACAGGGGGACGTGTGACCCAGTTGAGGGGACGTGCCACTGCCCCGCGGGATGGACAGGAACCAGCTGTGAAGAAG AGTGCCCCCCTGGGACCTTCGGATTGCAGTGTGACCAGCTATGCCACTGTCCCCACAACGCCACCTGCCACCCCGTGAGCGGGACGTGCCCGTGTGCCCCAGGCAGGAGTGGACCCCACTGTGAGGCTG AGAACCCCGATCAGCCCTACACCATCGTGCCGGCCCCACCGTTGGCCTACAGCACGCTGGGGATGGTGGTCAGCCTGGTGGCcctggtggctctgctggtggcCGTGGTGGCTGTGGCACTGTGCTACCGCCACCggcagaagggaaaggagaacagGCACCTGGCTGTGGCGTACACAGCAGGACGGATGGACACCTCTGAGTACGTGGTGCCAG ATGTACCACCGAACCACACGCATTACTACTCCAACCCCAGCTACCACACGCTGTCCCAGTGCACGCTGCCTGCCCCCGGCAGCCAGGACAGAGCCAGCTCCCTAAAG gtccccagctctcagcccttCTCCGGTGCAGAGAGGCCTTATGGCCCTGATGGCAATGCTACCCTTCCCCCCGACTGGAAGCACCTAGGAGCACCACCACAGGGACCCAGGG GCGGGGGGCAGATGGAGCGGAGCTACAGCTACAGCTACacctgcagcctggggaagtACTACAGCACGG AGCACCCCCAGGAGGGGCTGAGAGCCAGCGGCAGCTCTCTAGCCAGTGAGAACCCCTATGCCACCATCAAGGACGTGCCATCGCCGCTGGCCAAGGCCCCCGAGGGCAGCTACATGGAGATGAAGTCCCCGGTGCAGCGAGAGATGTCCTACGCAGAGATTGGGCTCCTGGAGGAGCCTGACAGCAACGAGGAAG AGAGCAGCCCGGGGGGGGCAGAGTGCGCAGCTCCAGCCCGGGACATTCCCAGCCACTACGATTCGCCAAAGAACAGCCACATCCCCAGCCACTACGACGTGCCCCCCGTCCGTCACCCGCCGTCCCCTCCTCTCCGCAGGAAGGATCGCTGa
- the NTRK1 gene encoding high affinity nerve growth factor receptor translates to MLPAWLRLCLAALLLPPGAAAPPACPAQCRCPEPHILRCREPRTVSSLSALLLGTRRLTDVIIENQPLLTSLTQKDTRMLWDLRHLTISNSGLQHISDDAFQDTHRLSHVNLSFNALTSLSWKTFQHLPLQELILEGNPFNCSCGIRWLQLWQNGSRAELGNQSLVCWEGSALVALGSHLLYGCEPPTARIEHPDVVLRQGDSVNLTCHIWGEPPATGEWVLPDMGSEPSVTKLSEWELVLEINNISSSLNHKDLTCRAENEAGLAEDSVMLNVTFPPVILLLHEAISQHFWCIPFSVDSNPVPSILWFFNGSALPEGPYIHTRIVEYEPNSTILHGCLQLNRPTHVNNGNYTLVVQNPLGSATRSIQGRFMDNPFSFSPEDPIPVSISPLGTRNSSLEGPVETADEHTFGVSVAVALAVFASLFLSVMLIVLNKCGHRSKFGINRSAVLAQEDDLAMSLHFMNLGSSPMSSTESKLDGLKSNFIENPQYFCNACVHHVQRRDIVLKWELGEGAFGKVFLAECSHLLPEQEKTLVAVKALKEVTESARLDFQREAELLTVLQHEHIVKFYGVCTEGEPLIMVFEYMKHGDLNRFLRSHGPDAKILDQGQGQPCGQLTLSHMLQIATQIASGMVYLASLHFVHRDLATRNCLVGHDLVVKIGDFGMSRDIYSTDYYRVGGRTMLPIRWMPPESILYRKFTTESDIWSFGVVLWEIFTYGKQPWYQLSNTEAIECITQGRELERPRTCPSEVYDIMQSCWQREPQQRQRIQDIHSRLQALVKTPPIYLDILG, encoded by the exons CATCATCGAGAACCAACCACTGCTGACATCTCTGACCCAGAAAGACACCAGAATGCTGTGGGACCTCAGGCACCT CACCATCTCCAACTCGGGGCTGCAGCACATATCTGACGATGCTTTCCAGGACACCCACAGGCTAAGCCATGT GAATCTCTCCTTCAATGCGTTGACCAGCCTCTCCTGGAAAACCTTCCAGCATCTGcccctgcaggagct CATCCTGGAGGGAAACCCCTTCAATTGCTCCTGTGGGATCcgctggctgcagctgtggcagAATGGGAGCCGTGCTGAGCTGGGCAACCAGTCGCTGGTCTGCTGGGAGGGCAGCGCGCTCGTGGCCCTTGGCAGCCACCTCCTGTACGGCTGTG AGCCCCCCACCGCCCGCATTGAGCACCCCGATGTGGTGCTGCGCCAAGGGGACAGCGTCAACCTCACCTGCCACATCTGGGGCGAGCCACCAGCCACCGGGGAGTGGGTGCTCCCTGACATGGGATCAGAACCATCTGTCACCAAG ctctcgGAGTGGGAGCTTGTCCTGGAGATCAACAACATCTCCTCCAGCCTCAACCACAAGGACCTCACATGCCGGGCAGAGAATGAGGCGGGGCTGGCGGAGGACAGCGTGATGCTGAATGTCACCT TCCCGCCGGTGATCCTGCTCCTGCATGAAGCCATTTCGCAGCACTTCTGGTGCATCCCCTTCTCAGTGGACAGCAACCCAGTGCCCAGCATCCTTTGGTTCTTCAACGGCTCGGCGCTGCCTGAAGGGCCCTACATCCACACACGCATTGTGGAGTATGAGCCCAACTCCACCATACTGCACGGCTGCCTCCAGCTCAATCGCCCCACGCATGTCAACAATGGCAACTACACCCTCGTGGTGCAGAACCCCCTGGGCAGCGCCACCCGCAGCATCCAGGGCCGCTTCATGGACAACCCCTTCAGCTTCAGCCCCGAGGATCCCATCCCCG TCTCCATATCTCCGCTGG GCACCAGGAACAGCTCTCTGGAGGGCCCCGTGGAGACAGCGGATGAGCACACATTTGGG GTCTCTGTGGCCGTGGCTTTGGCTGTCTTCGCCTCCCTCTTCCTCTCCGTCATGCTCATCGTGCTCAACAAGTGCGGGCACCGCTCCAAGTTCGGCATTAACC gctcagctgtgctggcccAAGAGGATGACCTGGCCATGTCATTGCACTTCATGAACCTGGGCAGCAGCCCCATGTCCTCCACAGAGAGCAAGCTGGATGGGCTGAAGAGCAACTTCATTGAAAACCCACAGTATTTCTGCAACGCCT GTGTGCACCACGTGCAGCGCCGTGACATCGTGCTCAAGTGGGAGCTGGGTGAGGGCGCTTTTGGGAAAGTCTTCCTGGCCGAATGTTCCCACCTCCTCCCGGAGCAGGAGAAGACGTTGGTGGCTGTGAAG GCACTGAAGGAGGTGACGGAGAGCGCGCGGCTGGACTTCCAGCGGGAAGCGGAGCTGCTGACGGTGCTGCAGCACGAGCACATCGTCAAGTTCTACGGTGTGTGCACCGAGGGTGAGCCCCTCATCATGGTCTTCGAGTACATGAAGCACGGAGACCTCAACCGCTTCCTCAG GTCCCACGGGCCGGATGCTAAGATCCTGGACCAAGGGCAGGGGCAGCCCTGCGGGCAGCTGACGTTGAGCCACATGCTGCAAATCGCCACACAGATCGCCTCAGGTATGGTGTACCTGGCATCCCTGCACTTTGTGCACCGTGATCTGGCCACCCGCAACTGCCTGGTGGGCCACGACCTGGTGGTGAAGATCGGGGACTTTGGCATGTCCCGTGACATCTACAGCACCGACTACTACCGG gtggGTGGTCGGACCATGCTGCCCATCCGCTGGATGCCCCCTGAGAGCATCCTGTACCGCAAGTTCACCACTGAGAGTGACATCTGGAGCTTCGGCGTGGTGCTGTGGGAGATCTTTACCTACGGGAAGCAGCCCTGGTACCAGCTCTCCAACACCGAG GCCATCGAGTGCATCACGCAGGGCCGGGAGCTGGAGCGGCCCCGCACGTGTCCCTCCGAGGTGTATGACAtcatgcagagctgctggcagcgaGAGCCACAGCAACGCCAGCGCATCCAGGACATCCACAGCCGCCTGCAGGCCCTGGTCAAGACTCCTCCCATCTACCTGGACATCCTGGGCTGA